The Mycolicibacterium mucogenicum DSM 44124 genomic sequence CCACGCTGCTTCCTCCAGCCGCACTGCCGTACTTCGGGCTGCTGCCCATCGTGTTGGGGCTGCGGGCGGCATGGCTGGCCTGGCGGGATCGCCGCACCCAACCGGCGCCGACCGATGATCCCGCAACACTGTTGACGCCTGGCACCTGGCAGGTCGCAGTCATCACCTTCGCCAACGGCGGCGACAACATCGGCGTGTACGTTCCGATCTTCGCCGTCTCAACGATCGCCACCATCGGTGTTTACATCATCGTGTTCCTCATCGGTGTGGCCATCTGGTGCGCGGCCGGCCGATATTTCGCCTCCCACCCGATCATCGCCAAAGCACTCTCACGCTGGGGCCACATCGTTCTGCCCGTTGCACTGATCACAATCGGGGCCCTCATCCTCATCAAAGGCGGAGCGTTCGCCCTCTAGCTCGGAGCAACTTCACCACTCAGGGCCAGGAGGCGCTCCTGCATCGGCATGTGTTGGCGTTCAACCACTTTGGTGATGTCCCGGCCCGTATCCGCTATGACAATCTAAAACGGGCGGTGGCCAAGGTGCTCAAAGGCCGCAGCCGGCACCCGAACTACCAACACGAGCGAGCGCACCACAGAATCATGATCGTGTGTCACGAGAGACACGATCACAGTAGTTATACCGAAGACGTACCCGAGCCAACGGAATCGACAGGAGACCATTCCGGCTACC encodes the following:
- a CDS encoding cadmium resistance transporter — its product is MGFHSKLVALAVLSPATLVQAIATFAITNIDDIVVLAVMFGQAPGHRGAAIRVTAGQYLGFTAILAVSVGGALLGATLLPPAALPYFGLLPIVLGLRAAWLAWRDRRTQPAPTDDPATLLTPGTWQVAVITFANGGDNIGVYVPIFAVSTIATIGVYIIVFLIGVAIWCAAGRYFASHPIIAKALSRWGHIVLPVALITIGALILIKGGAFAL